CACTTTGCCCTGGCTCTTTGATAACCACTCGAACATATCCTTGAACTTGCCGGGCATCAATCTCACAGGCGCTCGGTTTGCGGGCGAGAGCTGCTTCAGCGTATCCATATCCGCAGGCTCGACTCCGACCGTGAAGAATAAGAAGTTTTTGTTGTTTTCTCCGGCATTTATACTTGCGGTTACCTTATCCCAGGTCGCATCGCCTGGTTGCATATCGCTAGGTTCTCCGTCCGTGATTAGAAATATCCACGGGCGGTAATAATCGATGCCCCTGCTCTTGTATTCAAGCTTGCGCTCTTCTACTAAATCGATGGCCCTAATGATAGCCTCACCCATCGGCGTTAAGCCCCCGGCCTGGAGCGTGGGCGGGTCAAATTGTTCGACCGAAGAGAAGTCGTGGGTGATGGTCACACCTTGTCCAAAGGTTATAATCGCTAAATCGACTCGCTTGCTCGCCAGCTCATCGGAGACGACATCCTCTTTGAAGAACCGTAAGCCCTCGTTGAGCTGGTTCAACTTGCCATTGGATATCATCGACCCCGACGTGTCGAGCAACAGGACTGTGGCGCAATGCGGGTGCTGGGGATTGGCGATTTCGATACTCTCTTCAAGCCTTGACATAAATCCTCCTGGATGGTCTCTTCCTATGTGCGATTTGAGCACTTATATAATTAGACAACCTGCTGAGGTGCGGCGGCATATTGTGTGTTTAATTGTTGAGCCGCCACTATTTTGCTCTTGTCCCTGTCCCCTGTATTCTACCATGAATCGAGGTATTTTATGACCAATTTGAAACCTTATTGCCGGCAATTAACATATTGATGCAGCCATTCGATTGCCGCGCATACTATGTTGCTAGTCTTAACGGCCGGTGCATGCTAGAATAGCGAATTACATGCTCAAAGCGCTTACATGGAGGGGTTGTCGGTGAAGGTCTTTGTAACAGGTGCAACCGGATTCATCGGCACTTATGTAGCCGATCTGATCTCGGAAACAGGGCATGCTATACGCTGCCTTGTTAGGAAAACCAGTGACACGAGTAGGCTTAAGAAACTAGGCGCCGAGTTCGTTGTCGGTGATGTCACCGATAAAGACTCTTTAGTAAAGGGCATGACCGATTGCGACTGGGTTGTTAACCCGGCTAATCATTATTCGTTCTGAGAGCCTGATAAAGATTGAATGCGCGGTCTTGACACGATGACCTCTTAGATGTACATTTAGATGTGCGATTAAGGAGGCAATTCTATGAAAACCATTACTTTTACGGATTTTCGCAAAAAGGCATCAGGTTTTATAACCGAGGTCGAACATGGGGAAACGCTTATCCTTATGCGACGCGGCAAACCTGTTGCGGAAATAGTACCATTTTCCGACAAGCCCAAACGGACGCCCTCATGGAAACAGACAGGTCTTCGCTTACAAGTGGAAGGAAGCGACTTGTCTTCGGCTATTTTGGAAGAACGTGAGGCCGAAGATGAGATTGCTGGTTGATTCGTCGGCTCTTGCCAAGAGATATGTCTTAGAAGATGAAAGCGAAAACATCGATCACCTTCTTGGGCGTGCGTCAGAGTTGGCTCTATGCATTATTTTAGTGCCTGAAATAGTTTCCGGGCTTAACCGACGACTGCGAGAAGGGATTTTGACGGCACATGACTACCGTAAGATTAAAAACCAATTACTAAATGACGTTCGCGATGCGACTGTGCTTCAGTTAACTCCTAGTGTTATTGCTCATTCGGTCAAGCTACTGGAGAACAATGCCTTGCGCGCAATGGATGCGCTGCATATTGCATGCGCGTTGGAATGGCACGCGGAGCTTTTTGTCACTGCGGACAGAAGACAACTGACGGCGGCAGACAATGCGGGCCTTAAGACCAAGTACATTGGTTGACAAATCACTACAGCGAATGGCTTACCCGATGCTGATTTTAGAAACGGCGTGTCGTCATGGAAGAACATTAGCGACTCGATGGCTATCGCCAATCATAGAAATATTCTAAGTGTGAACGAAGAATAATGTTAAGTAGTCTTTGAGGATTAAAACGCTTTTGCGGACGCTCAAAGACCGACATAGCCTATTTTTCGCTCTCTCTATCTTCGCGACGCAATCACCGCTATTATTAACTGGGGTGAGATTTATTGAGCGATCTTCAAGATAAGGCTGATTCGAGCTACATAACTAAAGAAGAAATCTGGGCGTTCGAAGAGCAAGCCGAGCAGCTCTGTGAGGAATTGTCGGGCATATATAAACCGCTCTTCGTCGAAGACGACTACGATTTGCTGATCGAGGTCTTCAGAATTGATTTTAACCTCTCAACCAAGAAGGGCATCATCAAAAAGATGTCCAAAGACGACGTTCTCGAACTCGGCTATTACTCGGCAATCGATATTTCGATTTTGGATTCGAGCGGTGCCGTCGTCGATGTCGACCGGCGGGAATTGAAGAGAAACATCACGTTGTGGGGCTGCTATAAAAGATTTTTCAAGGTAAGGCACATCATGAACACCGCGACGAAAGAAGAACTCCGAGCGCTCATCGAAAAAACCATCAACGGTTATGCCAAAACACTCGAGTTGGGGTTGATGGCCTAGAGCCATCTTCAATATCGATAGCTAAAACAGTCAAGCCCCGGCGTTGCTGCCAGGGCTTCCGTGTTTCTTATTATGCTCTCGCTCACTACCGCGTATCCGCCTCCGATGCCTACGGAGACTTTTAAGCGTTCCCGCATCCTTTACCGGCGCTTTGTTCTCCGCTTGATACTGCGCTTCGCTCCTCCGTCATAGGCGAGCTTTGAAGCTACCTGAGCGGGCGCAGCCTTAGCAGACCGGTTCATCCCGGGTAATTGCTGGCTGGCATACTCGAAGCCTTTGAGCTTATCGCGATTGAGCGAAATACCCATCATTCTTTCGATTTCTCGCAAGTCCCCGACCTCTTCGTGCGAGAGCAAACTAATGGCTGTGCCTGTGGCGCTCGCGCGGCCGGTTCTGCCGATACGGTGCACATAGTCTTCAGGTGTCGATGGTATGTCGTAATTTACCACATGCGATATCCCTTCGACATCGATGCCGCGCGCGATGATATCGGTCGCGACGAGTACCTGAAAGCGATTTGCCTTAAAGCCCGCGAGCGCGGCGTTTCTTTGCGCCTGGCTCCGGTCGGAGTGCATTATTGTCGACTGTATGCCTTTGCGGATAAGCACCCGGCTTAAGAAATCGGCGCGTCGCTTGGTGCGGGTAAAGACGACGACCTTGCTGAAATCGCGCTGTTTTAGCAGCTCGATGAGTAAATCCGATTTCTGCATCGCGCTAACCGGATATACCGTCTGTTTGATCGACTCGACCGGCACCTTCTGGTGGCTTACCTCGATGAGCAGCGGATTTGTCAGCGCGTCGTCTATGACTTCCATCACATCGCGCGAGACCGTTGCCGAAAACAACATGTTCTGTCGTTTGTCCGGAACTGCCTTGAGGATACGTTTAATATCCGGCAGAAATCCCATATCTAGCATGCGGTCCGCCTCATCGAGGACGAGGATCTCCACTTTTGAAAGATCTACATCCCCGCGGCGCATCATATCCAGCAGGCGGCCCGGCGTCGCGATGAGCAAATCGATTCCCCGGCTCACCTTGCGTCCCTGCGGAGCGTACGGAACGCCGCCATAGACCGCCATGGCCCTATGCTTGGTATGGCGCGAGCAACTTTGAGCTACTTCCTCTATCTGTGTCGCAAGCTCTCTGGTCGGCGTTACGACTAGCGCTTTGACTACGCCGTCGCTGTTGATACGCTGCAGGATAGGCAGGACAAAGGCCGCCGTCTTTCCTGTGCCCGTCTGTGCGCAACCGATGATGTCGCGGCCATTGAGTGCTTGCGGAATGGCCTTTTTTTGAATCGGGGTGGGCTCGTTAAAGCCCATCGCCTCTGTCCACTCGACTAGCGGCAGAGCGACTCCTAAACGTTTGAATGACATATAATCTCCTTAACGTGCGTCTGTATTGAATCGCACAACTTTATTATTAGACGCAGTTAGTCCGAAGGGTCCTCGGGTTTTCGCGAGGGACAGCTAGCAGTAATAAATGCGACCTTGCTAATTATACCTGTATTTTGTATTTAAATCCAGTTAACCAAAATGCATGATGAATTTGAGGGCCGATGACGACTTTTTGCATACAATTGTTGGATGGCAAGGATATGGGCCGGCTCAGGGCTGAGCGCTTAAAAAATCTAAGCCCCGACATACGAGTCGGGGCTTATGTTCAATCTTTTATGCGTGTCTCAACTCTACCACCTGCGGTTGCCGCCGCCGCCACCGCCGCCGCCCCTGAAGCCGCCGCCACCGCCGCCACGACCGCCGCCGCCCGGACGACGCTCTTGCGGACGCGACTCGCTAACTTTTAGCGTACGATCGTCGACTTGGCTGCCGTTTAGCGCCTCGATAGCCGCTTTAGCCTGGTCATCGTTGGGCATCTCCACAAAAGCGAAACCTTTACTGCGACCGGTCTCCCTGTCTGTGATGACGTTAACGGACTCGACTTCACCATGCGCCTCAAAAGCCTCTTTCAAGGTATCCTCTTCGGTGCTGTACGCCAGATTTCCTACATAAATTTTCATTGCCTGTTAGGCTCCTTCCTCGTTCCACTCGGTATGGCTCAACAAATTATCTACTATTTACCCAGAATATATCGCTTATACAACTTTTGAAAAGAGTTCGCAATACAGTCTTTACTACCTGCGCTTAAGCCTATTAGCCAAATCTTGCTGGTTTTCTTTGCTGGATTTTCTAAGTGCCTTCAACTGGTCTTCGATGCTGCGGTTAAAAGGCTTATTACCATTCGATTGGCCTCTGCCGGTGTGTTCTGTATTCCGTGGGCGCGGTTTTTCACTGCTCGGTTCTGCGCTGCGGGAAATAACTGTGACGTCAGTAGCGGTATCACCTTTGGGTCCCTTAATGACCTCGAATTCAACGACGTCATTCTCCGCCAAGTTTTTAAACCCATCGCCTTTTACGGCGCTATAATGCACGAATAGATCCGGGCCGCTTTCTTGTTCAATAAATCCAAAACCCTTTTGACTATTGAACCATTTTACTTTGCCTTGAACCATGTTCACCTCCAGACGACCGACACAATTATAGTGCGCCTGATTTCATTCCTTCTAATGCAGGCGGGCATGCTATGCCTTTGGACGAGTCGCGATCATCTATGGCTGGCCCGATTACAGGAACATAAACATTATCCATGATTATGGAGACTTTGTACAGCATAAGCGCTTCAAAAGAAAAAGTCGAGAGGTTAAATCAACCGTAGCTAATTAGGGGCAAAGAGCAAGTTTGCGGAGACCCTTTTGCCGGCTCGCGCGCCCAACTATTTAGCGCTCCGCCAATGAGCTTAACTAGCGTTTTTCATGCCGCCAATCGGCCGCCCATCGTTTGCTGTAAAGAGCTGGAACTTGAAACCACAGCATTCCTGACATGCTTCTACTTTTACCGCCAGTTCCGGCGGATATATGAC
This window of the Actinomycetota bacterium genome carries:
- a CDS encoding VWA domain-containing protein produces the protein MSRLEESIEIANPQHPHCATVLLLDTSGSMISNGKLNQLNEGLRFFKEDVVSDELASKRVDLAIITFGQGVTITHDFSSVEQFDPPTLQAGGLTPMGEAIIRAIDLVEERKLEYKSRGIDYYRPWIFLITDGEPSDMQPGDATWDKVTASINAGENNKNFLFFTVGVEPADMDTLKQLSPANRAPVRLMPGKFKDMFEWLSKSQGKVSASKVGENVQLDSPAGWAEISTI
- a CDS encoding NAD(P)H-binding protein, which encodes MKVFVTGATGFIGTYVADLISETGHAIRCLVRKTSDTSRLKKLGAEFVVGDVTDKDSLVKGMTDCDWVVNPANHYSF
- a CDS encoding type II toxin-antitoxin system Phd/YefM family antitoxin; translation: MKTITFTDFRKKASGFITEVEHGETLILMRRGKPVAEIVPFSDKPKRTPSWKQTGLRLQVEGSDLSSAILEEREAEDEIAG
- a CDS encoding type II toxin-antitoxin system VapC family toxin, with the protein product MRLLVDSSALAKRYVLEDESENIDHLLGRASELALCIILVPEIVSGLNRRLREGILTAHDYRKIKNQLLNDVRDATVLQLTPSVIAHSVKLLENNALRAMDALHIACALEWHAELFVTADRRQLTAADNAGLKTKYIG
- a CDS encoding DEAD/DEAH box helicase, whose amino-acid sequence is MSFKRLGVALPLVEWTEAMGFNEPTPIQKKAIPQALNGRDIIGCAQTGTGKTAAFVLPILQRINSDGVVKALVVTPTRELATQIEEVAQSCSRHTKHRAMAVYGGVPYAPQGRKVSRGIDLLIATPGRLLDMMRRGDVDLSKVEILVLDEADRMLDMGFLPDIKRILKAVPDKRQNMLFSATVSRDVMEVIDDALTNPLLIEVSHQKVPVESIKQTVYPVSAMQKSDLLIELLKQRDFSKVVVFTRTKRRADFLSRVLIRKGIQSTIMHSDRSQAQRNAALAGFKANRFQVLVATDIIARGIDVEGISHVVNYDIPSTPEDYVHRIGRTGRASATGTAISLLSHEEVGDLREIERMMGISLNRDKLKGFEYASQQLPGMNRSAKAAPAQVASKLAYDGGAKRSIKRRTKRR
- a CDS encoding RNA-binding protein, with amino-acid sequence MKIYVGNLAYSTEEDTLKEAFEAHGEVESVNVITDRETGRSKGFAFVEMPNDDQAKAAIEALNGSQVDDRTLKVSESRPQERRPGGGGRGGGGGGFRGGGGGGGGNRRW
- a CDS encoding cold shock domain-containing protein; protein product: MVQGKVKWFNSQKGFGFIEQESGPDLFVHYSAVKGDGFKNLAENDVVEFEVIKGPKGDTATDVTVISRSAEPSSEKPRPRNTEHTGRGQSNGNKPFNRSIEDQLKALRKSSKENQQDLANRLKRR